Part of the Paenibacillus sp. JNUCC32 genome is shown below.
CCGAGGAAGCCGGAGATGCGCCGACAGCGGACATGTTCACCGGGTTCAAGGCCGATCTCGAGAAGCATATGTGGATGCTGCGCTCATACCTTGGATAAAGCGTGATTCCTATAGAATGATATCCCCATTCATTCCGTATATTCGCTGCAGCTTGAGGCAGCTTGTTAACGAGTCCTCATAGCTTATGTGTCCCCCAACACCGTCTGACGACGCGCGGCTTACGCCGTTGCCTAGATGCTGTGGCGACACGGGGAGCATCAGCATATACGGCGGATGAAAAGGGCAGAATGAAACAGGCTTGGCCGGTTAATCGGCCAAGCCTGTTTTTAATGGTTACAGTTGTCCGAATGTTGTCTCCAAAAGGCTTGTCCGGTTGAAATACGTCATTTTTTATTATAAAATGGCTTGAGAATCATTGATAATCAGTTTAGAATGATTATAAATAAAGAATCACTTTTTGTTTTATGAAATCAGGGCGTACAATCCTGTTATCATATGGGACAACAAATACACTACCTATTCAACGGAGGGAATCTAATATGTCAACCAAGTTTGTCATTGAAGGATTGAAAGCAACGATCGAAGGCAAGGAGATCCTGAAGGGGATCAACCTTGAGATGAAGGGCGGAGAAGTTCATGCCATCATGGGACCAAACGGAACGGGTAAAAGTACGTTGGCTTCCGCGTTGATGGGTCATCCTAAATATGAAGTAACCGAAGGTAAAGTATTCCTAGACGATGAAGACGTGCTGGAGATGGAAGTAGACGAGCGCGCACGCGCAGGCCTGTTCCTGGCCATGCAATATCCGAGCGAAATCGCCGGCGTGACGAACTCCGATTTCCTGCGCAGCTCCATCAATGCACGCCGCGGCGAAGGCAACGAGATTTCCCTGATCAAGTTCATTCGTCAAATGGAAGGCAAAATGAAAGAGCTCGAGATGAATCCCGAGTTTGCTCACCGTTACCTGAACGAAGGCTTCTCCGGCGGTGAGAAGAAGCGTAATGAAATTCTGCAAATGATGATGCTGGATCCGAAAATCGTCGTGCTTGACGAAATCGACTCCGGTCTGGATATCGATGCTTTGAGAATCGTGGCGAACGGCGTAAATGCCATGAAGTCCGAAGAGCGCGGTTTCTTGATCATTACCCACTACCAGCGTTTGCTTAACTATATCACGCCAGATTACGTTCACGTTATGATGCAAGGGCGCATCGTGAAATCCGGCGGCCCTGAGCTGGCTGAGCGTCTGGAAGCGGAAGGTTACGACTGGATCAAGGAAGAGCTGGGTATTACCGATGAAACTGTAGGTCAAGACGCGTAAATAGACGGGAGGAGGAAACGATATGACTACACAAACCATTCTTCCGGTCAACGCTGAGGCTCTGAAGGCATTGTCCGAAAGTAAACAGGAGCCGGCCTGGCTTACAGACAGCCGTCTGGCAGCCCTGGAACTGGCCGGCCAGTTGGAACTGCCCAAGCTGGAGAAACAACGCATCGAGCGTTGGAACATCCACAGCTACGGTGAATATAAAGAGAGCAATAAACTCGCGTCCCTTGACGAATTGCCTGAGCATGTGGCCAAACTTGTCGAAGGCTCGAGAGAAGGCGGTTTGGTTATTCAACGCAATTCCGGAACCGTATATGCAAGCCTGGCACCGGAACTCGCAGCCAAAGGCGTGATTTTCACCGATTTGGAAACAGCGGTTAAAGAACACGCGGATTTGGTTAAACCTTATCTGCACCAAGCGCTTAAGAGCGATGAGCACGCCATGGCCGCTCTGCACGCTGCCGTATGGAACGGCGGAGTATTCCTCTACGTTCCCAAGAATGTGGAGGTCGATGTTCCGCTGCAAGCGGTCATGCTGACCGACGATGCTGAAGCCACGTTTGCTCCGCATGTGCTGGTCGTAGCCGAAGCGAACAGTCAGATTACTTATGTAGACAACTACGTATCGGATTCCCTGACTGCGCCGGTAACCCATAACGGCGTGGTGGAAGTGTTTGCTAAGAACGGCGCGAAGGTGCGTTACGCATCCGTTCACCAATTGGCCGGAGAAGCAACGGATGTCACGTTCCGCCGCGCGGTGCTTG
Proteins encoded:
- the sufC gene encoding Fe-S cluster assembly ATPase SufC: MSTKFVIEGLKATIEGKEILKGINLEMKGGEVHAIMGPNGTGKSTLASALMGHPKYEVTEGKVFLDDEDVLEMEVDERARAGLFLAMQYPSEIAGVTNSDFLRSSINARRGEGNEISLIKFIRQMEGKMKELEMNPEFAHRYLNEGFSGGEKKRNEILQMMMLDPKIVVLDEIDSGLDIDALRIVANGVNAMKSEERGFLIITHYQRLLNYITPDYVHVMMQGRIVKSGGPELAERLEAEGYDWIKEELGITDETVGQDA
- the sufD gene encoding Fe-S cluster assembly protein SufD; this translates as MTTQTILPVNAEALKALSESKQEPAWLTDSRLAALELAGQLELPKLEKQRIERWNIHSYGEYKESNKLASLDELPEHVAKLVEGSREGGLVIQRNSGTVYASLAPELAAKGVIFTDLETAVKEHADLVKPYLHQALKSDEHAMAALHAAVWNGGVFLYVPKNVEVDVPLQAVMLTDDAEATFAPHVLVVAEANSQITYVDNYVSDSLTAPVTHNGVVEVFAKNGAKVRYASVHQLAGEATDVTFRRAVLDNDASIEWIVGEMNDGDTASDTMSILKGNGSTSDAKIIAVGSGSQKINYTTQAKHFGKSSASQMITRAVMREEAQAIINGITKIEKGATKADGQQTERVLMLSPKARGDANPILLIDEDDVTAGHAASVGQVNREQIYYLMSRGISRSVAESLIIYGFLAPVVSEIPLEGLRDQLQGLVERKLGQ